In Symphalangus syndactylus isolate Jambi chromosome 14, NHGRI_mSymSyn1-v2.1_pri, whole genome shotgun sequence, one DNA window encodes the following:
- the SMIM5 gene encoding small integral membrane protein 5, with translation MAATDFMQEMRAVGERLLLKLQRLPQAEPVEIVAFSVIVLFTATVLLLLLIACSCCCTHCCCPERRGRKVQVQPTPP, from the exons ATGGCTGCCACCGACTTCATGCAGGAGATGCGCGCCGTGGGCGAGAGGCTGCTGCTCAAGCTGCAAAGACTGCCCCAGGCTGAGCCCGTGGAGATCGTGGCCTTCTCAGTCATCGTCCTTTTCACAG CCACAGTTCTGCTGTTGCTGCTGATagcctgcagctgctgctgcaCTCACTGCTGCTGCCCTGAGCGGAGAGGCAGGAAGGTCCAGGTGCAGCCGACACCACCATGA